A single Opisthocomus hoazin isolate bOpiHoa1 chromosome 1, bOpiHoa1.hap1, whole genome shotgun sequence DNA region contains:
- the M6PR gene encoding cation-dependent mannose-6-phosphate receptor, with translation MPVSGGSLLRGAGRAPARRGGAERGRCDGRMSSPCRTSAVLVVFVALAVGAGAEQPQERKCDVVGDETSESQMEKALLQKLEPLSQMRFNVTVEKGKTENYVYHFRVCREVNSTSRDFGGLVQTDRQNGKTTVIGRINETQVFNGSDWIMLIYKGGDSYGRHCSGEKRRAVIMISCKRGVTASSFSIISEEREKEQECFYLFEMDSSVACPAEDSHLSVGSILLITFASVIAVYIIGGFLYQRLVVGAKGMEQFPHFAFWQDLGNLVADGCDFVCRSKPRNAPAAYRGVGDDQLGEESEERDDHLLPM, from the exons ATGCCCGTGAGCGGCGGATCGCTGCTCCGCGGGGCCGGCCGTGCCcctgcgcggcgggggggggccgagcggggccggtgcGACGGCAG GATGTCATCGCCTTGCCGTACCTCTGCTGTTCTGGTGGTCTTTGTGGCCCTTGCTGTCGGTGCcggggctgaacagccccaagagAGGAAGTGCGACGTGGTTGGTGATGAGACCAGCGAGTCGCAAATGGAGAAGGCCTTGCTGCAGAAACTGGAGCCGCTGAGCCAAATGAG gtTTAATGTGACCGTAGAGAAAGGCAAAACGGAAAACTACGTCTACCATTTCAGGGTGTGCAGGGAGGTCAACAGCACCTCACGCGATTTTGGTGGCCTGGTGCAAACAGATAGACAGAATGGAAAGACTACAGTGATAGGAAGAATCAATGAAACCCAGGTCTTCAATGGAA GTGACTGGATCATGCTGATATATAAAGGGGGTGATTCATATGGCAGGCACTGCAGTGGTGAGAAGAGAAGAGCTGTGATAATGATTTCTTGCAAGCGGGGAGTTACAGCG AGTTCATTCAGCATTATTTCGGAAGAGCGGGAAAAGGAGCAGGAGTGTTTCTACCTCTTTGAGATGGACAGCAGCGTGGCTTGTCCAGCTGAGGACTCCCACCTCAGCGTTGGCTCCATTCTGCTGATCAC GTTTGCTTCGGTAATTGCAGTCTACATCATTGGTGGGTTCCTTTACCAGCGCCTTGTAGTAGGAGCCAAGGGCATGGAGCAGTTCCCTCACTTCGCCTTCTGGCAAGATCTGGGCAATTTGGTGGCG GATGGCTGCGACTTTGTCTGCCGATCCAAGCCTCGAAACGCGCCAGCTGCGTACCGTGGTGTGGGTGACGACCAGCTGGGCGAGGAGTCAGAAGAACGAGATGACCACTTGCTACCAATGTGA
- the KLRG1 gene encoding killer cell lectin-like receptor subfamily G member 1: protein MEGSRSETSAAEASEEIIYTSVKFSQTLPPRAKAGQERRAPCRWPAVVPGLAIGFAMLSVILATALIWKMSDSHQRCPEQWVAYRGSCYSFSKERKDWYSSQQSCRAQGAHLLVISDTSEMDLFKSIQTECFWIGLRNITGSGWIWEDGSILNATKVLFNSPVQHCVVLMKDLFQASSCEFAAPWICEKSLR from the exons ATGGAGGGAAGCAGATCAGAAACTTCTGCAGCTGAAGCGAGTGAGGAAATAATTTATACTTCTGTCAAATTCTCTCAGACTCTGCCACCAAGGGCCAAAGCTGGACAGGAAAGGAGAG ctCCCTGTCGGTGGCCAGCAGTTGTGCCAGGCTTGGCTATAGGCTTTGCGATGCTGAGTGTCATCCTTGCAACTGCTTTGATTTGGAAGATGA GTGACTCCCACCAACGCTGCCCCGAGCAGTGGGTAGCCTACAGAGGGAGCTGCTACTCCTTCTCCAAGGAGAGGAAGGACTGGTATTCCAGCCAGCAATCCTGCCGGGCGCAGGGAGCTCATCTCCTGGTGATCAGCGATACCAGCGAAATG GACCTGTTCAAGAGTATTCAGACAGAATGTTTCTGGATTGGACTGAGGAACATCACAGGCTCTGGATGGATTTGGGAAGATGGGTCTATACTCAATGCCACCAA AGTCCTCTTTAACAGCCCTGTGCAACACTGTGTTGTGCTAATGAAAGACCTCTTTCAGGCCTCCAGCTGTGAATTTGCTGCTCCCTGGATCTGTGAGAAATCTCTTAGATAA